From Lycium ferocissimum isolate CSIRO_LF1 chromosome 12, AGI_CSIRO_Lferr_CH_V1, whole genome shotgun sequence, one genomic window encodes:
- the LOC132039785 gene encoding uncharacterized protein LOC132039785 gives MAPRHPRLISRRSHGKVIFIVLLILVPILLFGIYLHGHKISYFFRPLWDEPPPPFEHLPHYYAENVSMDNLCRLHGWTLRPEPRRVFDGIIFSNELDLLEIRWRELYPYVTKFVILEANTTFTGLPKPLYFSDHRERFAFAKDKIVHGVFPGRIASPEVHEDPFKLEGQQRIAMNRLLHAAGIFEDDLLIMSDTDEIPSHHTIKLLQWCEGVPPVLHLELRHYMYSFEFPVDYSSWRATVHIYNRWTKYRHSRQTDLILSDAGWHCSFCFRHLQDFVFKMTGYSHADRVRRKNFLEYSRIQKMICEGADLYDMLPEEYSFQELIKKMGSIPRSASAVHLPTYVIENADKFRFLLPGGCQRSTR, from the exons ATGGCCCCAAGGCATCCCCGCCTTATCTCCAGACGGTCTcatggaaaagtcatttttATCGTGCTCTTGATACTTGTACCGATTTTGCTCTTTGGCATATACCTCCATGGCCATAAAATCTCTTATTTTTTCCGCCCACTTTGGGACGAACCTCCACCTCCGTTCGAGCATTTGCCACATTATTATGCTGAAAATGTTTCTATGGATAATCTTTGTCGTCTACATGGATGGACCCTACGTCCTGAACCACGTCGTGTATTTGATGGGATCATATTCAGCAATGAGCTTGACTTGCTTGAAATAAGGTGGCGCGAGCTCTACCCTTATGTTACAAAATTTGTCATCTTAGAAGCCAACACCACTTTTACCGGACTCCCAAAGCCGTTGTACTTCTCCGACCATCGGGAACGATTTGCATTTGCTAAGGATAAGATTGTACATGGTGTATTTCCTGGCCGTATTGCGTCCCCTGAGGTCCACGAAGATCCCTTTAAACTAGAAGGACAACAGCGCATCGCCATGAACAG GTTACTTCATGCTGCTGGTATCTTTGAAGATGACCTCCTCATTATGTCAGACACCGATGAAATCCCGAGCCACCACACTATTAAACTTCTTCAGTGGTGCGAAGGGGTGCCTCCCGTGCTACATCTTGAGCTTAGGCATTACATGTACTCCTTTGAGTTCCCTGTCGACTATAGTAGCTGGCGTGCCACTGTTCACATTTACAACAGGTGGACTAAGTATAGACATTCCCGCCAAACGGATCTTATACTTTCTGATGCTGGTTGGCATTGTAGCTTTTGCTTTCGGCATCTGCAAGATTTTGTATTCAAAATGACTGGTTACAGTCACGCAGACAGAGTTCGACGTAAAAACTTTTTAGAGTATTCTAGGATTCAGAAGATGATATGTGAGGGAGCTGATCTTTATGACATGTTACCTGAGGAATATTCttttcaagaattgatcaagaaaatggGATCAATACCTCGCTCAGCATCTGCAGTTCACCTTCCAACATACGTCATTGAAAATGCAGATAAGTTTCGGTTCCTTCTCCCAGGAGGTTGTCAGCGATCAACGCGATGA